The stretch of DNA ACGAAACGGGACGAAAGAGCCCCACACTGGGCACCGTCAGACGGTTGGCGGAGTCAGTCGGGCTCGCGATGAGCCTGCAGTTCCATCCTCCTCTGACGAGGGAGGATCGCCGTAGCATCTGGCTCCATCGGTCGATCGCGCTTCGGCTGGAGGAGCGGCCACGCTGGGTGTTGCAGCGGGCCCGAGCGACTTTGAAAAAGATGCATCACGCCAACCCCGGAGCTCGACAGTTGCTCGACGAGTGGGGCGTACTTCTGAA from Gemmatimonadota bacterium encodes:
- a CDS encoding helix-turn-helix transcriptional regulator, with the protein product MNWIRTLRKTVGVTQAALADAAGTSQPTIAAYETGRKSPTLGTVRRLAESVGLAMSLQFHPPLTREDRRSIWLHRSIALRLEERPRWVLQRARATLKKMHHANPGARQLLDEWGVLLKRSIPELIPVLTDPGVRARELRQVTPFAGVLSAKERAREYRTFAEEEGKRRHNDA